One genomic region from Pecten maximus chromosome 5, xPecMax1.1, whole genome shotgun sequence encodes:
- the LOC117328560 gene encoding neurogenic differentiation factor 1-like → MHSKEFDSSLEDITVDVDDSFNQSEFETSFDVRDVNCQRDNQRYTEHRHSKSDVSDDVRLRINSRERQRMHDLNAALDSLRQVMPYSHGPSVKKISKMSTLLLARNYIVMLTKSLEEMRKLVQDMSATKSAEAPVLPPIAIPTATQLTAPSSDLGGQYYYPNMPTASSSRFSPYKTPAFVPYMDPPTHTSSPVSKRVTSSKRSLSTPLSDSTNTHVRPSVPFKHSVSAILEDKKPSQPVPCKPTPSMYSLSDESQAIVSGAIPNVHPHFLGFPRQDWKPMY, encoded by the coding sequence ATGCATTCAAAAGAGTTTGACAGCAGTTTGGAAGATATCACTGTCGATGTTGATGATTCTTTCAATCAATCTGAGTTTGAGACCTCGTTTGATGTCAGGGATGTGAACTGTCAACGTGATAATCAACGTTATACAGAACATCGTCACTCGAAATCGGACGTGTCTGATGACGTCAGACTAAGAATCAATAGCAGGGAGAGACAACGAATGCACGACTTGAACGCTGCTCTCGACAGTCTCCGTCAAGTCATGCCGTATTCACACGGGCCATCGGTCAAGAAAATCTCCAAGATGTCGACACTTTTACTAGCCAGGAATTACATCGTAATGTTGACCAAGTCTTTGGAGGAGATGAGGAAACTCGTTCAAGACATGTCGGCCACAAAATCAGCGGAAGCACCAGTGTTGCCACCTATTGCCATTCCTACGGCAACTCAGTTAACAGCTCCCTCTAGTGACTTGGGAGGCCAGTATTATTATCCAAATATGCCAACTGCTTCTTCTTCAAGATTTTCTCCATACAAGACCCCGGCGTTTGTTCCCTATATGGACCCTCCAACACATACGTCATCGCCGGTGTCAAAAcgcgttacgtcatcaaaaaGGTCTCTCTCGACACCGCTTTCTGATTCCACAAACACTCATGTGCGTCCTTCGGTTCCATTCAAACATTCAGTATCAGCTATTCTGGAGGATAAAAAGCCATCACAGCCTGTTCCATGTAAACCTACCCCATCCATGTATTCTCTCAGCGATGAATCACAAGCGATCGTGTCCGGAGCTATTCCGAACGTCCATCCACATTTTCTCGGATTTCCTCGACAGGATTGGAAGCCAATGTATTGA